In Prescottella soli, a genomic segment contains:
- a CDS encoding DNA cytosine methyltransferase, whose translation MTSTGNMVGLFAGIGGVELGLRSHGWETELLCEIDPGAQQVLRTRFAGVELHGDVTRLRSLPQRTELVAAGFPCQDLSQAGKTAGITGARSGLVDEVFRLVKRKKGPRWLLIENVPFMLNLGRGAAMRHITDALEDLGYTWAYRVVDARAFGLPQRRQRVLMLASRTDDPREVLFGQDAGVPGEGDPAQYPCGFYWTEGVRGLGWAVNAVPTLKGGSTVGIASPPAVRLPSGEIVTPGLIDAERLQGFDPDWTAPATEVKGIRNGHRWRLVGNAVSVRMAEWVGGRLDDRIAYSPDHETPLKPGDAWPSAAWGRDRQAFRVHESHWPVHHPYEDLSGFLEHSQLLSARATAGFLKRARTGSLRFVPGFLDDVESHLDRMGGYPEAVA comes from the coding sequence GTGACGTCGACCGGGAACATGGTGGGGCTGTTCGCCGGCATCGGCGGGGTGGAGTTGGGCCTGCGCAGCCACGGCTGGGAGACCGAGCTGCTGTGCGAGATCGACCCCGGCGCCCAGCAGGTGCTGCGCACCCGGTTCGCGGGCGTCGAGCTGCACGGTGACGTGACCCGGCTGCGGTCGCTGCCGCAGCGCACCGAACTGGTGGCCGCGGGTTTCCCGTGCCAGGACCTGTCGCAGGCCGGGAAGACGGCCGGTATCACCGGCGCCCGCTCGGGCCTGGTCGACGAGGTGTTCCGTCTCGTCAAGCGCAAGAAGGGGCCGCGCTGGCTGCTGATCGAGAACGTCCCGTTCATGCTCAATCTCGGCCGCGGCGCGGCGATGCGGCACATCACCGACGCGCTCGAGGACCTCGGCTACACGTGGGCGTACCGGGTGGTGGACGCGCGCGCGTTCGGGCTGCCGCAGCGGCGCCAGCGCGTGCTGATGCTGGCGTCGCGCACCGACGATCCCCGCGAGGTGCTGTTCGGGCAGGACGCCGGTGTTCCCGGGGAGGGCGACCCGGCGCAGTACCCGTGCGGCTTCTACTGGACCGAGGGCGTCCGCGGGCTCGGCTGGGCTGTCAACGCGGTGCCCACGCTCAAGGGTGGCTCCACGGTCGGCATCGCGTCGCCGCCGGCGGTGCGCCTGCCGTCGGGCGAGATCGTCACTCCGGGCCTGATCGACGCCGAACGTCTCCAGGGCTTCGACCCCGACTGGACGGCCCCGGCCACCGAGGTCAAGGGCATCCGCAACGGCCACCGGTGGCGCCTGGTCGGGAACGCCGTGAGCGTGCGGATGGCGGAATGGGTGGGCGGACGCCTCGACGACCGCATCGCCTACAGCCCCGATCACGAGACGCCGCTGAAGCCGGGCGACGCCTGGCCCAGCGCCGCGTGGGGACGCGACCGGCAGGCGTTCCGGGTGCACGAGTCGCACTGGCCGGTCCACCACCCGTACGAGGACCTCAGCGGGTTCCTCGAGCACTCGCAGCTGCTGTCCGCCCGCGCCACCGCCGGGTTCCTCAAGCGGGCCCGCACCGGAAGCCTGCGCTTCGTGCCCGGCTTCCTCGACGACGTCGAGAGCCACCTCGACCGGATGGGCGGCTACCCCGAAGCGGTGGCCTGA
- a CDS encoding prephenate dehydrogenase, producing MCQPVRVAVSVSAPPVCVLGLGLIGGSLLRAAVAAGRDGWGWNRSAPTADAARADGFDADTDLVAVLRRAADARALLVVAVPMPAVDATLAAIAEHAPDCPITDVVSVKAEVAAAVARHGLQHRFVGGHPMAGTSESGWEAGDADLFRDAVWVVSADDGVDPQIWSQVARLALDCGAVVVPAESVEHDAAVARISHLPHVLAEALALSGAAGGDLALGLAAGSFRDGTRVAGSAPGLVRAMCEGNRDALLTALDETLAVLTAARDELTRKGTVAGLVGPGYDARLRYENRERWTITGIEPGSENWLERMRDAGRRGGVLRP from the coding sequence ATGTGCCAACCTGTTCGGGTGGCTGTCTCCGTTTCCGCACCTCCCGTCTGTGTTCTCGGCCTGGGCCTGATCGGCGGATCCCTGCTCCGCGCAGCGGTTGCCGCGGGCCGCGACGGGTGGGGCTGGAACCGTTCGGCACCGACCGCGGACGCCGCCCGCGCGGACGGATTCGACGCCGACACCGACCTGGTCGCGGTGCTGCGCCGCGCCGCCGACGCCCGCGCCCTGCTCGTGGTCGCGGTGCCGATGCCGGCCGTCGACGCGACGCTCGCGGCCATCGCCGAGCACGCCCCCGACTGTCCGATCACCGACGTGGTCAGCGTCAAGGCCGAGGTCGCGGCGGCCGTCGCCCGGCACGGGCTGCAGCACCGGTTCGTCGGTGGCCATCCGATGGCCGGGACGTCCGAGTCCGGGTGGGAGGCCGGTGACGCCGACCTGTTCCGCGACGCGGTGTGGGTGGTGAGCGCCGACGACGGCGTCGACCCGCAGATCTGGTCGCAGGTGGCGCGGCTGGCGCTGGACTGCGGCGCGGTGGTGGTGCCGGCCGAGTCGGTCGAGCACGACGCCGCCGTCGCCCGCATCTCGCACCTGCCGCACGTGCTGGCCGAGGCGCTGGCGCTGTCCGGCGCGGCGGGTGGCGACCTGGCGCTGGGCCTGGCGGCCGGGTCGTTCCGTGACGGCACCCGCGTCGCGGGCAGCGCGCCCGGCCTGGTGCGCGCGATGTGCGAGGGCAACCGCGATGCCCTGCTGACGGCCCTCGACGAAACCCTGGCTGTGCTGACCGCCGCCCGCGACGAGCTGACGAGGAAGGGCACGGTCGCCGGACTCGTCGGGCCCGGCTACGACGCCCGCCTCCGCTACGAGAACCGCGAACGCTGGACCATCACCGGCATCGAGCCCGGCTCCGAGAACTGGCTCGAGCGGATGCGCGACGCCGGACGCCGCGGCGGGGTGCTGCGCCCGTGA
- a CDS encoding tRNA adenosine deaminase-associated protein — MGAQRANDNSASAGSMEDLDGFGIAVVREEGRWKCTPLTGGSLTSLRTAEKELLELRSSGAVFGLLDVDEEFFVIVRPAPTGTRLLISDATTAIDYDIAADVLESLNIEIPDIDPDDLDDVEPWEEGDLGVLSDLGLPEAVMGVILAETDLYPDEQLTMIAERCGFESELSSELDKLPR; from the coding sequence ATGGGTGCACAGCGCGCGAACGACAACAGCGCCTCCGCTGGGTCGATGGAGGACCTGGACGGCTTCGGTATCGCCGTCGTCCGTGAGGAAGGCCGTTGGAAATGTACGCCGCTCACCGGTGGGTCGCTGACGAGCCTGCGGACCGCCGAGAAGGAACTGCTCGAGCTGCGTAGCTCCGGCGCCGTGTTCGGTCTGCTCGACGTCGACGAGGAGTTCTTCGTCATCGTGCGGCCCGCGCCGACGGGCACCCGCCTGCTGATCTCCGACGCGACCACGGCCATCGACTACGACATCGCAGCCGACGTCCTCGAGTCGCTCAACATCGAGATCCCCGACATCGACCCCGACGACCTCGACGACGTCGAGCCGTGGGAGGAGGGCGACCTGGGTGTCCTGTCGGATCTGGGCCTGCCCGAGGCGGTGATGGGCGTGATCCTCGCCGAGACCGACCTGTACCCGGACGAGCAGCTGACGATGATCGCGGAGCGCTGCGGCTTCGAGTCCGAGCTGTCGTCGGAGCTCGACAAGCTTCCGCGCTGA
- a CDS encoding amidase: MSLRDIAQQLAKRETTATEHVRATLDALDGLRGTPWENLVAARDDDGALEAAARADAALAAGDWIGPLHGVAVAVKDNIDVAGMPTRCGSAILADAPPAATDARIITRLREAGAIVVAKAHLHEFAYGPTGAVNAAGPAAHPHDPTLVTGGSSSGSAALVAKGVVPLALGTDTGCSTRTPASLCGIVGMKPSFDALPTSGVFPLSTTFDHVGLLAADVVDVSLVWGAIPGIAHVRTPVAGLRVGRLRGDNWDVADAAIAAAVDAAVRALADAGAEVIDVELPETEQLLAAYPVITGSEAYETHRHWFESTPERYQPPTAALLAAQRDRPAVDYVHAVRTVERLRHQALSRLRGDLGLDALVTATTPLRSVTRDAALSPDPSAARTPLLRMCIPFNTLGIPAISVPVTVDDGSPVGVQVIGLPTTAGGHGSHPAESVALACALAVS; this comes from the coding sequence GTGAGCCTGCGCGACATCGCCCAGCAACTGGCCAAGCGCGAGACGACCGCGACCGAGCACGTCCGCGCGACGCTCGACGCCCTCGACGGCCTGCGGGGCACGCCGTGGGAGAACCTGGTGGCTGCCCGCGACGACGACGGCGCACTCGAGGCCGCGGCCCGCGCCGACGCCGCGCTCGCCGCCGGCGACTGGATCGGCCCGCTGCACGGGGTCGCGGTGGCGGTGAAGGACAACATCGACGTCGCCGGCATGCCGACGCGCTGCGGCAGCGCGATCCTCGCGGACGCCCCGCCCGCCGCCACCGACGCCCGCATCATCACGCGACTGCGGGAGGCCGGGGCGATCGTCGTCGCCAAGGCACACCTGCACGAGTTCGCCTACGGCCCCACGGGCGCGGTCAACGCGGCCGGCCCGGCCGCGCACCCGCACGATCCGACGCTCGTCACCGGCGGCTCGTCGTCGGGGTCCGCGGCCCTGGTCGCGAAGGGCGTCGTGCCGCTCGCGCTGGGCACCGACACCGGCTGCAGCACGCGCACTCCCGCGTCTCTGTGCGGCATCGTCGGGATGAAGCCGAGCTTCGACGCACTGCCGACGTCGGGGGTGTTCCCGCTGTCGACGACGTTCGACCACGTGGGCCTGCTGGCCGCCGACGTCGTCGACGTGTCGTTGGTGTGGGGCGCGATCCCCGGCATCGCACACGTGCGCACCCCGGTCGCGGGCCTGCGGGTGGGACGGCTGCGCGGCGACAACTGGGACGTCGCCGACGCCGCGATCGCGGCCGCCGTCGATGCGGCCGTCCGCGCCCTCGCCGACGCGGGCGCCGAGGTGATCGACGTCGAACTCCCCGAGACCGAGCAACTGCTCGCCGCCTATCCGGTCATCACGGGGTCGGAGGCCTACGAGACGCACCGGCACTGGTTCGAGTCCACCCCCGAGCGCTACCAGCCACCCACCGCCGCGTTGCTGGCGGCGCAGCGGGACCGGCCGGCGGTCGACTACGTGCACGCCGTCCGCACCGTCGAACGCCTTCGCCACCAGGCACTCTCGCGGCTGCGCGGCGATCTGGGCCTGGACGCGCTCGTCACCGCGACCACTCCCCTGCGGTCGGTCACCCGGGACGCTGCGCTCTCGCCGGATCCGTCGGCGGCCCGAACCCCGTTGCTGCGGATGTGCATTCCGTTCAACACGCTCGGCATCCCGGCGATCTCGGTGCCCGTCACGGTCGACGACGGCAGTCCCGTCGGGGTCCAGGTGATCGGGCTGCCGACCACCGCGGGCGGGCACGGGTCGCATCCGGCCGAATCGGTCGCACTCGCCTGTGCCCTGGCGGTGAGCTGA
- a CDS encoding very short patch repair endonuclease, producing the protein MPSTDPLTSARMRAQRRRDTAPEVALRRELHRRGARFFVDRAPVPGLRRRADLVFPRKRVAVYVDGCFWHSCPQHATSPKNNAQWWADKLAANVVRDRDTDTRLEAAGWRVVRVWEHEDPAAAADRVQAALSVPH; encoded by the coding sequence ATGCCCTCCACCGATCCCCTGACCAGCGCCCGGATGCGGGCGCAGCGCCGGCGCGACACCGCGCCGGAGGTGGCACTGCGCCGCGAACTACACCGTCGCGGGGCCCGGTTCTTCGTCGACCGCGCGCCGGTGCCCGGGCTGCGCCGTCGGGCCGATCTGGTGTTCCCGCGCAAGCGTGTCGCGGTGTACGTCGACGGCTGCTTCTGGCACAGCTGCCCGCAGCACGCGACCTCCCCCAAGAACAACGCGCAGTGGTGGGCGGACAAGTTGGCCGCCAACGTCGTTCGCGACCGCGACACCGACACCCGGCTCGAGGCGGCGGGCTGGCGCGTGGTGCGGGTGTGGGAGCACGAGGACCCGGCCGCCGCGGCGGATCGGGTGCAGGCGGCGCTGTCCGTTCCTCACTGA
- a CDS encoding YciI family protein produces the protein MAKYLLLKHYRGAPTPVNDVPMDRWTPEEITAHVQYMQDFAARLEVTGEFVDAQALAAEGMWVRYDGEGRPPVTDGPFAETKDLIAGWIVIDVDSHDRALELAGELSAAPGAGGKPIHEWLEVRPFLAPPPTVAE, from the coding sequence ATGGCCAAGTACTTGCTGCTCAAGCACTACCGAGGCGCTCCGACTCCCGTCAACGACGTGCCCATGGACCGGTGGACGCCGGAGGAGATCACGGCGCACGTCCAGTACATGCAGGACTTCGCGGCCCGGCTCGAGGTGACCGGCGAGTTCGTCGACGCCCAGGCGCTCGCCGCCGAGGGGATGTGGGTCCGGTACGACGGCGAGGGTCGCCCGCCGGTCACCGACGGCCCGTTCGCCGAAACGAAGGACCTCATCGCCGGCTGGATCGTGATCGACGTCGACAGCCACGACCGCGCCCTCGAACTGGCCGGGGAGCTCTCGGCCGCCCCCGGGGCCGGGGGGAAGCCCATCCACGAGTGGCTCGAGGTGCGCCCGTTCCTGGCGCCGCCGCCCACCGTCGCGGAGTGA
- a CDS encoding putative glycolipid-binding domain-containing protein: MSISSTARSWPAVLTWRAHSAPRMESVRVQVSGNRIKATGRIIGGECPDHPAFSASYDLVTDENGVTRRLSLRTALASGERQMSISRDEEGVWMVETGTTHLRSGFAGAKDVDVVLSPFFNALPIRRFGMQHESEDIQVPVVYVNLPDLAVQEASLTYSSGADGIHVLSPVSSSSVTVDEDGFVLDYPGLAERI; this comes from the coding sequence GTGAGCATTTCGAGCACCGCGCGGTCCTGGCCTGCCGTTCTGACGTGGCGCGCCCACTCGGCGCCGCGCATGGAGTCCGTGCGCGTTCAGGTGAGCGGAAACCGGATCAAGGCGACCGGACGCATCATCGGCGGCGAGTGCCCGGACCACCCCGCGTTCAGTGCGTCCTACGACCTCGTCACCGACGAGAACGGCGTCACCCGGCGGCTGTCGCTGCGCACCGCGCTCGCGTCCGGCGAGCGGCAGATGTCGATCAGCCGCGACGAGGAGGGCGTGTGGATGGTCGAGACCGGCACCACCCACCTGCGGTCCGGGTTCGCCGGCGCGAAGGACGTCGACGTCGTGCTCAGCCCGTTCTTCAACGCGCTGCCGATCCGGCGGTTCGGCATGCAGCACGAGTCCGAGGACATCCAGGTGCCCGTCGTGTACGTCAACTTGCCTGACCTAGCCGTGCAGGAGGCGTCGCTGACCTACAGCAGCGGCGCCGACGGCATCCACGTGCTCTCGCCGGTGTCGTCGTCGTCCGTCACCGTCGACGAGGACGGCTTCGTCCTCGACTACCCCGGCCTGGCCGAGCGGATCTGA
- a CDS encoding ATP-dependent Clp protease ATP-binding subunit, whose product MTEGWGRMDSPFDDIFARFFGSGLSSQPPVQRVDLGRLLNDGARRLIATARDAATEWGNSEITPEHLLYAAAQNDPTRGVLSSINLDPDELASKMADHLDKHGTPKTAPGSPSLSPAAKLALRTAQQQASESGSSYIGPEHILIGIAANSESPAGKALLGATIEGEKAAAPPSSTPTLDEYGRDLTSEARAGNIDPVVGRANEVEQTIEILSRRRKNNPVLIGDPGVGKTAIVEGLAQRIVNGDVPSTLTDRRVVALDVGSLVAGTKYRGEFEERLTKILDEVKAHSDQLVLFIDELHTIVGAGAGGEGAMDAGNLLKPALARGELHAIGATTIDEYRKHIEKDAALERRFQPVLVAEPSVDDTIEILRGLVDSYEAHHQVHYTDEALVAAAELSDRYITDRFMPDKAIDLVDQAGARVRLRTRTPDFDTRTAEEELARLKREKDSAVGQEDYERANDLKRQITEAQERLGATPDEATPEVTVLDIAHVVSRQTGIPVAELTSEERERLMKLEDVLHARVIGQNEAVTAVAEAVRRSRAGLSDPNRPIGSFMFLGPTGVGKTETAKALAEAVFGDEDRMIRFDMSEFQEKHTVSRLVGAPPGYVGYEEAGQLTDKVRRQPYSVVLFDEVEKAHPDVFNVLLQLLDDGRVTDAQGRTVDFKNTIVILTSNIGSDLILGTGAEDIDELVPTLMERLRAHFRPEFLNRIDETIVFHRLDQTELRQIIELILDGTRRQLHAQHVELDITDDAVDWLAEKGYQPEFGARPLRRTVQKELDNRLAGLLLSGELEPDDIVRVSANGGLELGVVHPGKGEGSLPTEPETASSDT is encoded by the coding sequence ATGACCGAAGGTTGGGGTCGCATGGACAGTCCCTTCGATGACATTTTCGCAAGGTTCTTCGGATCGGGGTTGTCGTCCCAGCCCCCGGTCCAGCGCGTCGACCTCGGACGGCTCCTCAACGACGGCGCCCGCCGCCTGATCGCCACCGCACGCGACGCGGCCACCGAGTGGGGCAACTCCGAGATCACCCCCGAACACCTGCTCTACGCCGCGGCGCAGAACGATCCCACGCGCGGTGTGCTCAGCAGCATCAATCTGGATCCGGACGAACTGGCCTCGAAGATGGCCGACCACCTGGACAAGCACGGCACCCCGAAAACCGCCCCCGGGTCCCCGAGCCTGAGCCCGGCCGCGAAGCTCGCGCTGCGGACCGCGCAGCAGCAGGCCAGCGAGTCCGGCAGCAGTTACATCGGACCGGAACACATCCTGATCGGCATCGCCGCCAACTCCGAGAGCCCCGCGGGCAAGGCCCTGTTGGGCGCCACCATCGAGGGTGAGAAGGCCGCGGCCCCGCCCAGTTCCACGCCGACACTCGACGAGTACGGCCGCGACCTCACCTCCGAGGCCCGGGCGGGCAACATCGATCCGGTCGTCGGCCGCGCCAACGAGGTCGAACAGACCATCGAGATCCTCTCGCGCCGCCGCAAGAACAACCCGGTCCTCATCGGTGATCCGGGTGTCGGCAAGACCGCGATCGTCGAGGGTCTCGCGCAGCGCATCGTCAACGGCGACGTCCCGTCGACGCTCACCGATCGCCGCGTCGTCGCGTTGGACGTCGGTTCGCTGGTCGCCGGCACCAAGTACCGCGGCGAGTTCGAGGAGCGGCTGACGAAGATCCTCGACGAGGTCAAGGCGCACTCCGACCAGCTCGTGCTGTTCATCGACGAACTGCACACCATCGTGGGTGCCGGGGCCGGCGGCGAGGGCGCGATGGACGCGGGCAACCTACTCAAGCCGGCACTCGCCCGCGGCGAACTGCACGCGATCGGGGCAACCACGATCGACGAGTACCGCAAGCACATCGAGAAGGACGCCGCCCTCGAGCGCCGCTTCCAGCCGGTGCTGGTGGCCGAGCCGTCGGTCGACGACACCATCGAGATCCTGCGCGGTCTGGTCGACAGCTACGAGGCGCACCACCAGGTGCACTACACCGACGAGGCGCTGGTCGCCGCGGCCGAACTCTCCGACCGGTACATCACCGACCGGTTCATGCCCGACAAGGCGATCGACCTCGTGGACCAGGCCGGCGCCCGGGTTCGGTTGCGCACCCGCACCCCCGACTTCGACACCCGCACCGCGGAGGAGGAGCTCGCCCGGCTCAAGCGGGAGAAGGATTCCGCCGTCGGGCAGGAGGACTACGAGCGCGCGAACGATCTCAAGCGGCAGATCACCGAGGCCCAGGAGAGGTTGGGCGCGACTCCCGACGAAGCCACGCCCGAGGTGACGGTCCTCGACATCGCCCACGTCGTGTCGCGGCAGACCGGAATCCCGGTGGCGGAGTTGACATCCGAGGAACGCGAGCGGCTCATGAAGCTCGAGGACGTCCTGCACGCCCGCGTGATCGGCCAGAACGAGGCCGTCACCGCGGTGGCGGAGGCGGTGCGCCGGTCGCGGGCCGGGCTGTCGGATCCGAACCGCCCCATCGGCTCTTTCATGTTCCTGGGACCGACCGGTGTCGGCAAGACGGAAACCGCGAAGGCGTTGGCGGAGGCCGTGTTCGGTGACGAGGACCGGATGATCCGCTTCGACATGAGCGAGTTCCAGGAGAAGCACACGGTCTCGCGGCTCGTCGGCGCCCCTCCCGGCTACGTCGGCTACGAGGAGGCCGGACAGCTCACCGACAAGGTGCGGCGCCAGCCCTATTCGGTGGTGCTGTTCGACGAGGTCGAGAAGGCGCACCCGGACGTGTTCAACGTCCTGCTGCAGCTCCTCGACGACGGCCGCGTCACCGACGCGCAGGGCCGCACCGTCGACTTCAAGAACACCATCGTGATCCTCACCAGCAACATCGGTTCCGACCTGATCCTCGGCACGGGGGCCGAGGACATCGACGAGCTGGTGCCGACGCTGATGGAGCGGCTGCGGGCACACTTCCGGCCCGAGTTCCTCAACCGCATCGACGAGACGATCGTGTTCCACCGGCTCGACCAGACGGAGCTGCGGCAGATCATCGAGCTCATCCTCGACGGCACCCGCCGCCAGCTCCACGCCCAGCACGTCGAGCTCGACATCACCGACGACGCCGTCGACTGGCTCGCCGAGAAGGGCTACCAGCCGGAGTTCGGGGCGCGGCCGCTGCGCCGGACCGTCCAGAAGGAGCTCGACAACCGGCTGGCCGGGCTGCTGCTGTCGGGCGAGCTCGAGCCCGACGACATCGTCCGGGTGTCGGCGAACGGCGGCCTCGAACTCGGCGTGGTGCATCCCGGGAAGGGTGAGGGTTCGTTGCCGACCGAACCGGAGACGGCGTCGTCCGACACCTGA
- a CDS encoding GlcG/HbpS family heme-binding protein, whose translation MAANQARFDLASARRAADAALEAARRDGNRVSVTVVDARGHDLLVVRDDGATWFTPGVARAKAATAALIGIPTTAYSGLADAHPALVDLIDGQVRQSLTTLPGGLPVIVDGEVVGGIGVSGAQPEQDVEYAQAGIAAR comes from the coding sequence ATGGCAGCGAATCAGGCACGGTTCGATCTGGCGTCGGCCAGGCGGGCGGCGGACGCGGCGCTCGAGGCCGCGCGGCGCGACGGCAACCGGGTGAGCGTGACCGTGGTGGATGCGCGGGGACACGATCTGCTCGTGGTCCGCGACGACGGCGCCACGTGGTTCACGCCCGGGGTGGCCCGGGCCAAGGCCGCGACGGCCGCCCTGATCGGGATTCCCACGACCGCCTACTCGGGGCTGGCCGACGCGCACCCCGCGCTCGTCGACCTGATCGACGGCCAGGTCCGCCAGTCCCTGACGACCCTGCCCGGTGGCCTGCCGGTGATCGTCGACGGCGAGGTCGTCGGCGGCATCGGGGTCAGCGGCGCGCAGCCGGAGCAGGATGTCGAGTACGCACAGGCGGGGATTGCCGCCCGCTGA
- a CDS encoding nucleoside deaminase, whose product MTLQDDERMIRAALHAAAAASEADVPVGAVVFAADGVELARAANAREAAGDPTAHAEILALREAARVHGDGWRLEGATLAVTLEPCTMCAGALVLARVERVVFGAWEPKTGAVGSLWDVVRDRRLTHRPEVRAGVLEHECAALLEKFFEQQR is encoded by the coding sequence GTGACCCTGCAGGACGACGAGCGGATGATCCGCGCCGCTCTCCACGCCGCGGCCGCGGCGTCGGAAGCCGACGTGCCCGTCGGGGCGGTCGTGTTCGCCGCGGACGGGGTGGAGTTGGCGCGCGCCGCGAACGCCCGCGAGGCCGCGGGCGACCCCACCGCGCACGCCGAGATCCTGGCGCTGCGGGAGGCGGCCCGCGTCCACGGCGACGGCTGGCGGCTCGAGGGCGCCACGCTCGCGGTGACGCTGGAGCCGTGCACGATGTGCGCGGGCGCGCTGGTGCTCGCCCGCGTCGAACGCGTCGTGTTCGGCGCGTGGGAACCCAAGACCGGCGCGGTCGGTTCGCTGTGGGACGTCGTCCGCGACCGCCGGCTCACCCACCGGCCCGAGGTGCGCGCCGGCGTCCTCGAGCACGAGTGCGCAGCGCTGCTCGAGAAGTTTTTCGAGCAGCAGCGCTGA
- a CDS encoding CsbD family protein, translated as MGIGDKAKNKAQDVGGKAKEAAGKATGDEDLKNEGKGDQVKSAAKDVGEKVKDAASTTKDKLTGK; from the coding sequence GTGGGAATCGGAGACAAGGCCAAGAACAAGGCGCAGGACGTCGGCGGCAAGGCCAAGGAGGCTGCCGGCAAGGCGACCGGCGACGAGGATCTGAAGAACGAGGGCAAGGGCGATCAGGTCAAATCGGCCGCCAAGGACGTGGGCGAGAAGGTCAAGGACGCCGCCTCGACGACGAAGGACAAGCTCACCGGAAAGTAG
- a CDS encoding COG4705 family protein: MSETTRSETVETRGVLLSKVPEITVWFWVIKILCTTVGESFADWINMTLGVGLNATALIFTAVLAAVLGCQLRLDRYVPFVYWLTVIVLSVTGTLYTDILTDSWGVPLAVSTTAFAAVLAVVFGVWFAREGTLSIHSIVTRPRELFYWLAVLVTFALGTAAGDWTLELTGWGPGTSVLLPAGLIVSVVIGWRLGANVVLSFWLAYILTRPLGANLGDWFASPSTEHGLGLGTALTSAIFLIAILATVAYLTRTRGDVIEQHERTHVPTVTTRPHRERVMLGYYAVVAVATGALLVWAAAQPHATAASEEEDSAATVTTTLTPGQADAHFAPAEIAKFRTIAQDTLTSVQAGDQAGARARVKDLETAWDDDEATLRPLDETTWHVVDGRIDSVLGAVRAGKPDTATETQTLTALLTALQ; this comes from the coding sequence GTGAGCGAGACGACGAGATCCGAGACGGTCGAGACCCGCGGCGTGCTGCTGAGCAAGGTGCCCGAGATCACGGTGTGGTTCTGGGTCATCAAGATCCTGTGCACGACGGTCGGCGAGAGCTTTGCCGACTGGATCAACATGACTTTGGGCGTCGGCCTCAACGCGACCGCCCTCATCTTCACGGCTGTACTTGCCGCGGTTCTGGGCTGCCAACTGCGCCTCGACCGCTACGTGCCGTTCGTCTACTGGCTGACGGTCATCGTGCTCAGCGTGACGGGCACGCTCTACACCGACATCCTCACGGACAGTTGGGGCGTTCCGCTCGCCGTGAGTACGACCGCCTTCGCGGCGGTCCTGGCTGTGGTCTTCGGCGTGTGGTTCGCGCGCGAGGGGACGCTCTCGATTCACAGCATCGTCACGCGGCCGCGAGAGTTGTTCTATTGGCTCGCAGTGCTGGTCACCTTCGCCCTGGGGACAGCCGCCGGCGACTGGACGCTCGAACTCACCGGCTGGGGACCCGGCACCTCGGTGCTCCTGCCGGCCGGTTTGATCGTCTCGGTCGTGATCGGCTGGCGGCTGGGCGCCAACGTGGTGCTGTCCTTCTGGCTCGCTTACATTCTGACCCGGCCGCTGGGTGCCAACCTCGGCGACTGGTTCGCGTCCCCGTCGACCGAGCACGGTCTCGGCTTGGGAACCGCCCTCACGAGCGCGATCTTCCTCATCGCGATCCTCGCTACGGTCGCGTACCTCACGCGCACCCGCGGCGACGTGATCGAACAGCACGAACGGACCCACGTGCCGACCGTGACCACGCGTCCGCATCGTGAGCGGGTCATGCTCGGGTACTACGCCGTCGTCGCTGTCGCCACCGGCGCCCTGCTCGTGTGGGCCGCCGCACAGCCCCACGCGACCGCTGCGAGCGAGGAAGAAGACAGCGCGGCGACGGTGACCACGACACTCACCCCCGGTCAGGCGGACGCGCACTTCGCGCCGGCCGAGATCGCGAAGTTCCGCACCATCGCCCAGGACACGCTCACGAGCGTGCAGGCCGGCGACCAGGCTGGAGCGCGGGCCCGAGTCAAGGACCTCGAAACCGCGTGGGACGACGACGAGGCGACCCTGCGTCCCCTGGACGAAACCACCTGGCACGTCGTCGACGGTCGGATCGACAGCGTCCTCGGGGCGGTGCGTGCCGGCAAACCTGACACCGCGACCGAGACGCAGACACTCACGGCACTGCTCACTGCGCTTCAGTGA